From Fusobacterium sp. JB019:
TCTAAAGCAAGAGACTACTAATTTGCAAGAATTAAGTGTAAATAAAAAAATAAAAAAACCAAAAACAGAAATAAAAAAATCATTAAAAAAAGATGATAAAGATGAAGAAAAATTAAATAGAATTTTTAAATTATCAAAAGAAATTTTAAATAATATGAATTTAAATTTAAAAGTTGATTTTTTAGAATTTAAAGATAAAGTTTATTATATTAATTTATCTGGTGAAGATCAAGGGATTATAATTGGAAAAAAAGGAAAAACTTTAAATAGTTTTGAGTATCTTTTAAATTCTTTATTAAAGGATTTAAGAGTTAGTGTTGATGTTCAAGGATTTAAGGAAAAAAGAAACAAAACACTTAAAGAATTGGCTAATAAAATGGCATTAAAAGCTATTAAAACTAAAAGAGTGGTTAGATTAA
This genomic window contains:
- a CDS encoding R3H domain-containing nucleic acid-binding protein; this encodes MADFIEIKAMNQEEAKQRAIRVLDLDDNQILNIIEKNKSKSFFGLFNKDGLYKIEYTTEKIVLKQETTNLQELSVNKKIKKPKTEIKKSLKKDDKDEEKLNRIFKLSKEILNNMNLNLKVDFLEFKDKVYYINLSGEDQGIIIGKKGKTLNSFEYLLNSLLKDLRVSVDVQGFKEKRNKTLKELANKMALKAIKTKRVVRLNPMPPRERKIIHEIINQYKELDTFSEGRDPKRYIVIKRKK